The proteins below are encoded in one region of Triticum aestivum cultivar Chinese Spring chromosome 1B, IWGSC CS RefSeq v2.1, whole genome shotgun sequence:
- the LOC123083620 gene encoding translation initiation factor IF-2 → MGDYTIRISTSLIEQLARDDEKQVKRRTRKPKPKKVVEQPEQPQDNGRELPSEPKSSPAPVLPFPPPMYLPVTPAPPPQSPAIQEVEAIRTVVAESEKVLEKLQKKEATMREELTKRAKELHDKEFKLPYQNPSPCTDERAGCAECYRSNVQDPLKCAEAVKRFEACVRMARRSGGAMGAAQ, encoded by the coding sequence ATGGGTGACTACACAATCCGGATAAGCACCAGCTTGATCGAGCAGCTCGCGCGCGATGACGAGAAGCAGGTGAAAAGGAGGACCAGGAAACCCAAGCCGAAGAAGGTGGTGGAGCAACCAGAGCAGCCTCAGGACAATGGCAGGGAACTTCCAAGTGAACCCAAGAGCAGCCCTGCTCCTGTTTTGCCTTTTCCGCCACCCATGTACCTACCAGTGACCCCCGCTCCTCCACCACAGTCTCCTGCAATCCAGGAGGTGGAAGCCATACGCACCGTGGTGGCGGAGAGCGAGAAGGTGCTGGAAAAGCTGCAGAAGAAGGAGGCGACGATGCGCGAGGAGCTCACCAAGAGGGCCAAGGAGCTGCATGACAAGGAGTTCAAGCTGCCCTACCAGAACCCCTCTCCGTGCACCGACGAGAGGGCCGGCTGCGCCGAGTGCTACAGGAGCAACGTACAGGACCCGCTCAAGTGTGCCGAGGCGGTCAAGAGGTTCGAGGCGTGCGTTCGCATGGCGAGGCGGAGCGGTGGCGCCATGGGAGCTGCTCAGTAG